Genomic segment of Arctopsyche grandis isolate Sample6627 chromosome 3, ASM5162203v2, whole genome shotgun sequence:
cgaAAGTATTGCAGTGTTTTATTCCAACCCcccaatgaaaataattaatacgaAATAAtggatatattttgattttaataaataataacacagTTCACATTATGCATGATTGGAATATCaacatagtaaaaataaataaactatgcaacaatatattataataaagtatCGTTAAACAGTCTGTACAAATTACAATGTgatttatcaaattaatttcaaCTATTTCGATTGAGCTTCTAAAAGTTCCCGCTCCACGATTCTGCGGTACTCGTCAAAGCCGCCTTCTATACTGTGGACCGTGCCGTTGCCGCAGACCCACAGTTCTTTGCAGATCATTCTGATTAATCGTTCGTCGTGAGAGACGAGTATTACTCCACCCTAAAAATAACAATTCGAGAATAAGAAGTTTCAAATTTAACGTATGCCACATTTTTAAGTGTCCTGGCAACTTACCGTATACTTAGCGATTCCTTTTCCGAGGGCTTCAATGGTTTCTATATCTAAATGATTTGTAGGTTCATCAAGGACTAAGAAGTTTGGATTGCCCATACACATTCTCGAAAAGGCTACACGTGATTTTTGACCTCCAGATAAACTTCCAACCGTCTGTAGAGCAAGATCTCCACTTACACCAAAACTTCCCAATTGTCTTCTATATTCCTCTACACTTTTTCCTGAAATGTTTTTTATGTATGGTGTAATCTTTGTAAGATATACTTTGAGTAGTTTGATGATTAAACTGTTTACCTGGATAGCTTTGTTGTAATAATTCTACTGAATTAACATTCATATCCAATTGATCAACATGATGCTGAGAGAAGTAGCCAAATTTCAAGTTTCTATGAGTATGTCGCATTCCAGAAGTTGGCGCCAAAATTCCCATAATGATTTTTAATAGAGTTGTTTTACCTGCACCATTATCACCTACctataatatcaaaaaattaatattatacttgGCAATCTtagattaaaaacaaaaaaatgattcaACAACCAATTGGAATAGCACTTACTATACATATTCTAGATTCTAAAGTTGCCCCTAAATTaatgcttttaaatatattagccTCTGGTGTGTAATGAAAGGATACTtcattcaattgtaatataggAGGAGATAGTGGCAATGTCTCCGGAAATCTTAGAATGACTTCCACTTCCTTGTCGATAGCTTTCAATTCAGGTCTAAAATTGCAGGAAAAAAGATTAACCCAATGCAAACGAATtcattacatgtaatatataatatgtatacttacaGCCTCTCAAGCATTTTAATTTTGGATTGTACTGAAGATGCTCGGTTGGCGTTATAACGAAAACGGTCAATAAACTCCTGAACGTGTTGTCTATGCTGCTGCTGAGCTTCAAATTCCCGCTGTTGATTCCGGTGTTTTTCTGTTTTGGTTTTATCAAATTGCTCATAATTTCCTCTGAATacaagaaattttataattaattttaaataaatattactaaattaaaaatgtaacatAATCAGCTCGAATTATGTCACCTATATGGTTCTAATCTTTGCGTATGAAGATGCAGAATATCTGTTGGTACAGTATCAAGAAAATTTCTGTCGTGAGAAACGACCAACAATGTTGTAGGccaattttgtaaataattttctaaccaaataatagcttttatatcCAACATGTTCGTAGGTTCATCAAGCAGAAGTAAATCAGGcctaaaatttcattaaaaaaatataattaaatatcaaaattactgTGGAATTAATTGTTATCTTTTGAATTTTAAGTACCTAGAAAAAAGAGCTCTTGCAAGGGCTAATCTCATTCTCCAACCACCAGAAAAGGTTCTTGTAGCTCTGGCTTGCATTTCGGGAGAGAATCCCAAGCCATTTAAGATTATGGATGCTTTAGCAGGCGCTTTATCGGCTTCTATATGCTCCAATTGTGCATAAACTTCAGTTAGCTCTGCCGATAATGTAGAATCACCAGTActataatgaaaagaaaatataacatTTCAAGTATAAATCAAATGTGGACAAAACggcaaaaacaatataataatacgaaCCCTTTATTGATCATGGATGTAAtctctttttctctttttagaAGATTTTCTCTAATAGTATCACACTGTAAAACGCTTTCTAATGCAGGGGTATCATCACCGACGACTTCTTGTTCAACGTGCAATACCGATATGTGGGAGGGTATTCTTAACTGTTTACACATTATCATTCTCAATAGCGTAGTTTTGCCGAGTCCATTTCTTCCTACAAGACCATACCTTCTACCAAAAGCTAACAAAAGATCCGCACCTTGTAATAATActctgtaaataaaatttatacaatcaTATACATATCGCTCACGTGtgcatacaatattaaaatagtttcggaTAACTGACCTATCTCCGAAAGCAATATCAAAGTTTTCTATTCTTATATCTTGGGTTTTGTTACTTCCTTTAGCTTCCAATTTATTATCTTTCTTAGAAGTAACTTGAGACGCTGTCGCCGATTGCAAAACGGGTGCAATGGTCGGTGCTTTAATTTCAGAACGCTTTTCTTGCTTTTGCTGTAATTTCGCTTCAGCTTTCTCTAATTTTTTTGCATCCACTCtctaaaacaataaattttaaatgaataatacaTATGAGAAAAGAAaagtaatgataattttatattttatatatatataataaaatcaactaACAAAATTATCATCTCTTGATTGAACCCATATACTTTTAACTTCTTCCATTTCTGTTTCTAAATTTGCAGCCATCGTACCCAAATGAATGGGCGCTTCCAACATTTTTCGAGGGCCATTTATAACAGATCTATGATTTGGTTTCATCATATTTAATAGTTGATCGCATATGTTCCTAGAAGGATTCATTAAGTCATAATTGTGCAatacagaaaataaaatataaattgaaatacgaACCTAATATCATCTTCTGACTTTTCTGACATTTCATGCAGAACAGCGCCAATTGCTTCATACACTTCATTGCCATTTTCAAAATCTTCACCATCAGCAAGAATACctgtgtaaaaaaattatattagagTTGTAAATTTTGTACATGAAAATGAtgacatttcaaatttacaatattgcagatataaatattaaattaaactatgGAAACTATTAACCGCAAAGTTGACTCTTGATAGTACAATTATGATAAATGGAAATGTAAAGGAAACCGATATTAAattgcaacaaaaaaaaatagtatttttttctgCATTTAAGAAAACCGGTCACATAGAATTGAACACAATAAAATGACAGGTGTCAGAGGTGAGCTTAAGAGGAGGTATTAAGGAAGGTCGATGTCAGAAACATAACCTATAATGTTCGATACCTTCGACGTATTTCTTAACGTCGTCATCGATCAATGGGAACTCAGTGTTGATGAATTCACGACAGGTGGCCATGGCGGAGCCCTAGAAGCCCCCAAAGCCCCTTTAATTTGTACCCAAAGTCCACACGAGACTCCAcgcacacacacccacacacacactgCGTGAATTCGAACTGCCACGAAACTCCTCCTTTATGACATCTCATCTTGAATTTGTTCAATTATTTAGTGTTTTTCcaataaatatactaaaaattgCTGGATTTTGTTGATATGCGTGATTATACGATTTTTcaaccatatttttatttataaatatttatttgttttgaaattaaaaaaaaccttttaatttTAGAGTGGATAAATGATCTAAATTAATCTAAAATAATCATTAATTaccattgatatttattttcatcactaAACATCCAAATTtacgattttaaataaaaattaaaaacatttcgGACATGGAAAAAAATTTGGGTACTATGGCCAAGTTGACCTCGTGTTCGTTTTGACAGATGCATGCCGTCAATTCGTCAGTTGACAAACTTCACATTACATTGATTTGGCGATAAATTCAGACTTAAACAATGGCCAAAAAGGTTCGTAACTCACAAATTAAGATTTTAAATCCTATAGATTATATACTTTGTCTATATAAGCTTTGCTTCTATGAGTTATCAGTATTTTCTATGATATCAATATAACTGATACAATATTTTCAGAATAATCGGTATTTTGACTCTTCCAAAGGGAAAGATTCCAAATCTTCGTCAAATACTAGCAAAGTTGACGGTGTAAAGGTGAgtgttttttaacaaataaataagtgaACAAATTTTGAAGCTAAATTTAACctatttgtttgtttatgtatAGCCGAAGTCATCCAAAGGTAAGAAAAAGTTTCGTAAAAATGCACCAAAACCACCGTCAGAGTTGAACGCAAATGGAATGATTGAAGTTACAGCCAAGCTAAAATCTCGAAAGTTTCGGATAAAAAGGGTAAACGATTTCTTTAATATATGCGCTTTATTCATTTGATATATTCAAACTGAATATTAATTTCTATTCGTAGGAAAAATATCCAGGAGCCATGCCAATTCCAGtggaaaaattaaagaaatattcaAGAGGAGAAGGCTTGGGAAGAGCGGATGGAGTTAAACATCCACTACATTTGGAAAAACTACGCAGAAAAGAGACCAAAATCGCCTTTTCAGAAAAGCTAGCTGCCAGAACAGAACTATTATTAAATGAAGATATCGGGTCGGTATATAACACACATCGTTGCATATAACTTTATATAACAACGATTCAATACAAACTCAATGTTTTAGTTATTTGGAAGCTGACGAAGGTGAAACCACCACACAATTCACACAAAAACAAATCGTTGAAAGTGTAGACATAGCGACGGCGACTAAACATTTCGAACTTCAACTACCACAGTTTGGACCCTACAGAATGAGATATTCACGCAACGGAAGACACTTATTACTAGGAGGCAAAATGGGTCACGTTGCTGCCTTCGATTGGGTTACGAAACATTTACATTGTGAAATTAATGTTATGGAAACCATACATGATGtttggtatattatatttatttaatcttaagtttagtctatttttttacatgttcaTTTGAAGAGCGTACTCTGATTGTATGGTATTTGATTTCAGTTGGATGCATCTTGAAACTATGTTTGCAGTGGCTCAAAAAGGCTGGGTCTATATGTACGACAAAAAAGGAACTGAAATTCATTGTTTAAAGAAATTGAGTAAAGTTTTGAGAATGGAATTTTTACCATATCACTTTTTACTAGCTACCGGGGTATATATTTATGATGCATCAACTTACGTTCATCgttaataattgattttaattgacTTATTTTATACTTTTAGAGTGAAGATGGCTTCTTGTCTTGGTTGGATATATCCATAGGTGAAATGGTGAATCAATTTCGTACTCATTTAGGACGGGTTTCTATCATGAAACAAAATCCATATAATGGTGTTCTGTGTGTTGGCCAATCAAAGGGTGTTGTATCGATGTGGTCTCCAAATGTGAAGTCTCCCTTGGCGTCTTTGCTTTGCCACAAAGCACCGTTGACGGCCCTCGCTATAGATCCTAAAggagtgtatgtatattgatacaaatatgtatgtatgtaaatgccaaGTTCTAATGTTAAAATGTTACTTATAGTTACATGGCAACATCTGCCGTCGATAGGAGTATAAAAGTATGGGATGTACGAAATTTAAATGGACCCTTACAGACGTACTATTTAGGATCTGCTGCATCTCAATTAGAATTATCACAGAATAACCTTCTATCGGTTGCTATGGGAAATGTCGTTGAAGTTTATAGGTATTCTTTAATGACAATTTAATTCAATGTGTGAATTTATaacatgtattacatatattaactgtTATTTTAGAGATTTCTGCACGCAACAAACAGAAAAGCCATATTTACTTCATAAAATGAATGCTTATGTGGAAAATATGAACTTTTGTCCTTACGAGGATGTTTTAGGCGTTGGAACCGATCGTGGTTTTGTCAGTCTAATTGTGCCAGGTGAGTTTGGCAGTTGCGAATTTCATTCAActgtttttaaatgatttagaTTATCATGTAATTTGCGGTTTCAGGGAGCGGAGAGGCCAATTTCGATGCTTTGGAAAGTAATCCGTATCAGACTAAGTCTCAGCGAAGAGAGGGTGAAGTTAAATCTCTGTTGGATAAATTGCAGCCTGAATTTATTTGTCTTAATCCCACTGCTCTGGCTGAAGTTGATTTGCCGACTCTCAAACATAAGATAGAATCGCATAATCGGCTTTTGGTAAATCACCGTATTCTTACGCTTTTGAGAGCTGATCAAATGTACTATTTGTATGTTTTCtatctgtatatttttatattgtttttagcGATTGAAACCGCAAAAAGTTGATTACACACCGAGAAATAAAACGAAGAGAAAAGGAACCCCAAAAATAGCGCGCAATAAAAAGATTGTACGAGAACTTGCAACAAAAGTAATCTCTTTTTTTTCTAtcgttttatatgcatatacgtatatttatacatattaattgaaTTGGTTTTCTCCTTTTAGGAATTTGTCAAGGATacgaaacatttaaaaattgttcCTGAAAAGAAAGAGGTGGAAACAAAATCATTTGGTGTGCTGGATCgatttgtcaaaaaaaagtaaaataaattgatgaatgatagaagtttattttttttaattaagaatattatattacagaatAATTAAAATAGCTAAATTCTATGTATATTGCTCATatcaaaatttcataaattatgtacatacatacatattatatgtccacaatgtacatatgtatacatatatgacttgTTAGTCTTATTCCATTGGAAGAAAAATCCTTTGGATATATTGAAgaacattaaaattttctttttgaaataatatttatattattaaagcaAAAATCTATAATGTATTtgatgtatacatgtatttgaattaacaagaatattttaatattcaaacgACAATACACAGTTTAATCGGCGTTCCCTTAGTATAAATAGAATGGATTTATTTGATATATGGTAACTAAACAAATTATTGGATTCACAGTTTACTACTAGAGAATAGAAAAAAGTGGTATgaatcgattaaaaaaaatatagaacgtAAAATGTGATTGCGGATAAGTTACACATTTTTTCCCGTCCCCATTGCTTCcaattttatcttttaaaatt
This window contains:
- the LOC143909585 gene encoding ATP-binding cassette sub-family F member 3, producing MATCREFINTEFPLIDDDVKKYVEGILADGEDFENGNEVYEAIGAVLHEMSEKSEDDIRNICDQLLNMMKPNHRSVINGPRKMLEAPIHLGTMAANLETEMEEVKSIWVQSRDDNFRVDAKKLEKAEAKLQQKQEKRSEIKAPTIAPVLQSATASQVTSKKDNKLEAKGSNKTQDIRIENFDIAFGDRVLLQGADLLLAFGRRYGLVGRNGLGKTTLLRMIMCKQLRIPSHISVLHVEQEVVGDDTPALESVLQCDTIRENLLKREKEITSMINKGTGDSTLSAELTEVYAQLEHIEADKAPAKASIILNGLGFSPEMQARATRTFSGGWRMRLALARALFSRPDLLLLDEPTNMLDIKAIIWLENYLQNWPTTLLVVSHDRNFLDTVPTDILHLHTQRLEPYRGNYEQFDKTKTEKHRNQQREFEAQQQHRQHVQEFIDRFRYNANRASSVQSKIKMLERLPELKAIDKEVEVILRFPETLPLSPPILQLNEVSFHYTPEANIFKSINLGATLESRICIVGDNGAGKTTLLKIIMGILAPTSGMRHTHRNLKFGYFSQHHVDQLDMNVNSVELLQQSYPGKSVEEYRRQLGSFGVSGDLALQTVGSLSGGQKSRVAFSRMCMGNPNFLVLDEPTNHLDIETIEALGKGIAKYTGGVILVSHDERLIRMICKELWVCGNGTVHSIEGGFDEYRRIVERELLEAQSK
- the LOC143910065 gene encoding WD repeat-containing protein 46, which codes for MAKKNNRYFDSSKGKDSKSSSNTSKVDGVKPKSSKGKKKFRKNAPKPPSELNANGMIEVTAKLKSRKFRIKREKYPGAMPIPVEKLKKYSRGEGLGRADGVKHPLHLEKLRRKETKIAFSEKLAARTELLLNEDIGYLEADEGETTTQFTQKQIVESVDIATATKHFELQLPQFGPYRMRYSRNGRHLLLGGKMGHVAAFDWVTKHLHCEINVMETIHDVCWMHLETMFAVAQKGWVYMYDKKGTEIHCLKKLSKVLRMEFLPYHFLLATGSEDGFLSWLDISIGEMVNQFRTHLGRVSIMKQNPYNGVLCVGQSKGVVSMWSPNVKSPLASLLCHKAPLTALAIDPKGVYMATSAVDRSIKVWDVRNLNGPLQTYYLGSAASQLELSQNNLLSVAMGNVVEVYRDFCTQQTEKPYLLHKMNAYVENMNFCPYEDVLGVGTDRGFVSLIVPGSGEANFDALESNPYQTKSQRREGEVKSLLDKLQPEFICLNPTALAEVDLPTLKHKIESHNRLLRLKPQKVDYTPRNKTKRKGTPKIARNKKIVRELATKEFVKDTKHLKIVPEKKEVETKSFGVLDRFVKKK